A genome region from Mercenaria mercenaria strain notata chromosome 11, MADL_Memer_1, whole genome shotgun sequence includes the following:
- the LOC123531890 gene encoding deleted in malignant brain tumors 1 protein-like, giving the protein MVKVQLCFQLLCVVRVFGGRLEQLEERVMAIQTLTFQDINKLRESVDRNYGEIQLLTKFINITMSQVIQAVIPVSTTTQDQTDGTWSPKGNEMKSDLIRLKRAFRDQKASVQTLHSELDDKLENLRNELKLHRRETLNITKGQSKEILDKIIETTEAVNSVWSMATDTMNGITEIQEKLNSTADDVTNTINRALMNTTKLIEAVSRNSNNTINLLYTFHMNKVIKLVGSTSSGRLEVFLNGEWGTVCDDSFDTHAANVVCKMLGYGRGEYYGRARYGQGTGPILLDNVDCTGNESILFDCEIDYDTSDCGHHEDVGVSCTR; this is encoded by the exons ATGGTCAAGGTACAACTCTGTTTTCAGTTACTATGTGTAGTGCGCGTGTTTGGCGGTCGTCTAGAACAGTTAGAGGAAAGAGTGATGGCGATTCAAACTTTGACCTTTCAG GACATAAATAAGCTAAGAGAGTCCGTTGATAGAAACTATGGAGAAATACAACTACTAACCAAGTTCATCAACATCACCATGTCACAGGTTATACAGGCAGTGATACCCGTATCAACAACTACGCAAGATCAGACAGATGGAACATGGAGTCCGAAGGGTAACGAAATGAAATCGGACTTGATCAGGCTAAAACGAGCTTTTAGGGATCAAAAAGCGTCAGTTCAGACTTTGCATTCAGAGTTAGACGATAAATTAGAAAATCTTAGAAATGAACTGAAACTGCATCGGAGGGAAACTCTTAATATAACCAAGGGGCAATCAAAAGAAATTCTTGACAAAATTATAGAGACAACGGAGGCAGTGAATTCTGTATGGTCTATGGCAACAGACACTATGAATGGCATTACAGAAATACAAGAAAAACTTAATTCAACTGCCGATGATGTAACAAATACAATAAACCGTGCATTGATGAAcacaacgaaactaatcgaggcAGTTTCGCGTAACTCTAATAATACAATCAATTTATTATACACATTTCACATGAACAAAGTTATAAAATTAGTAGGCAGTACTTCTTCAGGCCGACTTGAAGTATTTCTTAATGGCGAATGGGGTACAGTTTGTGATGACAGCTTTGATACACATGCAGCTAAtgttgtctgcaaaatgctgggATATGGACGCGGCGAATATTATGGTAGAGCACGTTATGGGCAAGGAACTGGTCCTATACTTCTTGATAATGTCGATTGTACTGGTAACGAAAGTATCTTATTTGATTGTGAGATTGATTACGATACCAGCGATTGTGGACATCACGAGGATGTTGGAGTGTCATGTACTCGATAA
- the LOC123532599 gene encoding uncharacterized protein LOC123532599, giving the protein MSATFNMISWTVLHLFISFNRSVITMDKQMEEPVCTSRFDYEYKMLHKMVMLEIEQNKIKDLMAEMNKLPNILKEESLQNRATVDRVEKRLKEIDAKKSFGGTGNTYVRWGRTECPGNGTEMVYKGYAGGGRYNKQGAASNYLCLPEEPVWGVYEDSEQTAGTVYGAEYELYNRNMDKFFGKALLNKDVPCCVCRTKRPSVIMLPGRNICYDGWTLEYSGYLTSGHETHHATEFVCLDGDPEFLSGGASDADGKLFYFVEARCGSLRCPPYVNGRELTCAVCSK; this is encoded by the exons ATGTCGGCTACATTTAATATGATATCGTGGACTGTACTACATTTATTCATATCGTTTAACAGATCTGTAATTACAATGGACAAACAAATGGAGGAACCAGTCTGTACATCTAGATTCGACTACGaatataaaatgttacataaaatggTGATGCTGgaaatagaacaaaacaaaataaaggacTTAATGGCAGAAATGAACAAGCTACCAAACATACTGAAAG AAGAGAGCCTTCAAAATCGAGCAACAGTTGACCGTGTAGAAAAAAGGCTGAAAGAGATAGATGCAAAAAAGTCGTTCGGTGGGACAGGAAACACATACGTCCGCTGGGGAAGAACAGAATGTCCCGGAAATGGGACAGAAATGGTGTACAAGGGGTATGCAGGTGGTGGACGTTATAATAAACAAGGTGCCGCAAGCAATTATTTATGTTTACCTGAGGAACCAGTGTGGGGTGTGTATGAAGATTCAGAGCAGACAGCTGGGACGGTCTATGGAGCTGAGTATGAACTCTACAATAGAAATATGGATAAGTTCTTTGGAAAGGCCTTGCTCAACAAAGATGTACCATGCTGTGTGTGTAGGACAAAGCGACCCAGTGTTATAATGTTACCAGGTCGAAACATCTGTTATGATGGTTGGACACTGGAATATAGCGGATATCTCACCAGCGGACATGAGACTCATCATGCAACCGAATTTGTTTGTTTAGATGGTGATCCAGAGTTTCTTAGTGGAGGAGCATCTGATGCCGATGGAAAGCTATTCTATTTTGTCGAGGCACGCTGTGGGTCATTGCGATGTCCACCTTACGTGAATGGACGTGAGCTTACATGTGCTGTGTGCTCAAAATAA